The proteins below come from a single Eremothecium sinecaudum strain ATCC 58844 chromosome II, complete sequence genomic window:
- the NOP1 gene encoding rRNA methyltransferase NOP1 (Syntenic homolog of Ashbya gossypii AER214C; Syntenic homolog of Saccharomyces cerevisiae YDL014W (NOP1)), whose translation MAFQPGSRGGRGGFGGRGGSRGGARGGARGGSRGGSRGGSFGARGGSRGGSFGARGGARGGARGGRGGASRGGRGGARGGAKGGAKVVIEPHKHAGVFIARGKEDLLVTKNVAPGESVYGEKRVSVEEPSTEEGVPPTKVEYRVWNPFRSKLAAGIMGGLDELFIAPGKKVLYLGAASGTSVSHVSDVVGPEGLVYAVEFSHRPGRELISMAKKRPNVIPIIEDARHPQKYRMLIGMVDAVFADVAQPDQARIIALNSHMFLKDQGGVVISIKANCIDSTVDAETVFAREVQKLREEKIKPLEQLTLEPYERDHCIVIGRYMRSGL comes from the coding sequence ATGGCTTTTCAACCAGGTTCTAGAGGCGGCAGAGGCGGTTTTGGCGGCAGAGGTGGCTCCAGAGGTGGTGCTAGAGGTGGTGCCAGAGGTGGTTCCAGAGGTGGTTCCAGAGGTGGCAGTTTCGGTGCCCGTGGTGGCTCAAGAGGTGGCAGTTTCGGTGCCCGTGGTGGTGCTAGAGGTGGCGCTAGAGGTGGTCGTGGTGGTGCTTCTAGAGGCGGTCGTGGTGGTGCTAGAGGTGGTGCCAAGGGCGGCGCTAAAGTTGTCATCGAGCCTCACAAGCACGCCGGTGTTTTCATTGCTAGAGGTAAGGAAGATTTGCTAGTTACAAAGAATGTTGCTCCAGGTGAATCTGTTTACGGTGAAAAGAGAGTTTCTGTCGAAGAACCTTCCACCGAAGAAGGTGTTCCACCAACCAAGGTCGAATATCGTGTTTGGAACCCTTTCAGATCCAAGCTTGCTGCCGGTATTATGGGTGGTTTAGATGAATTGTTCATTGCCCCAGGTAAGAAGGTGCTGTATCTAGGTGCTGCTTCTGGTACTTCTGTTTCCCACGTCTCTGATGTCGTCGGTCCAGAAGGTCTAGTCTACGCTGTGGAGTTCTCTCATAGACCAGGCAGAGAATTGATCTCAATGGCCAAGAAGAGACCAAACGTTATCCCAATTATCGAAGATGCTAGACATCCACAAAAATACAGAATGTTGATCGGTATGGTTGATGCAGTGTTTGCTGATGTCGCACAACCTGATCAGGCCCGTATTATCGCTCTAAACTCTCACATGTTCCTCAAGGATCAAGGTGGTGTCGTTATCTCTATCAAGGCCAACTGTATTGACTCTACTGTGGATGCTGAAACCGTTTTTGCCAGAGAAGTTCAAAAATTGAGAGAAGAAAAGATCAAACCATTGGAGCAATTGACTCTGGAACCTTATGAGAGGGACCATTGTATTGTTATCGGTAGATACATGAGAAGCGGTTTGTAA
- the SLX5 gene encoding SUMO-targeted ubiquitin ligase complex subunit SLX5 (Syntenic homolog of Ashbya gossypii AER213C; Syntenic homolog of Saccharomyces cerevisiae YDL013W (SLX5)): MSAPEPQGNNSIIEIESDPEEDQRIINQYRQTRLVPDRRLNRPRDASNRFVNADTYSLQLQNAEDGDDGDDLQIVNEVYLDDEGPIDGMADFVDLERNTPSSRLVVNYVNGETSEASREDDEIAIIEERTVQPTFLLNLPIGQTLRISGTIEDRPARRSFETQRTARVNLLRRAARGAQRLFMTDPDSDQNDETEANNDGEYLPQAVVRQRQQAAMQNRMQRQLRQRSLRQREHLTDPEVELLDPEIRSMFYHAETPHELRTMLNSRGIDANANSQNLVQLYMRFRSRQLNNWARQRAQDFYFRANTSSGREEPNTNHSLRPLRHQHPLNQQRAPFTSYVLARSLGNLGPWRHDLLGEDEEEVTQNIIDLIQAREERDLDNRKRKYMEDTKSQQQKFIERAQSLPDKYCASFDPTPKMRITMERNGKTEEVMVTDDQTAKNYIEIPVCCLCGVELGLGIPDDFKGISQVDRAVSFESLVSKYDFRSPYQALARPSVADRNLSKRTFVAHCGHTFCGRCFARINNAKKFSKVSKKRLAELRGPSHPDNYGPRICPTEGCKGQLRARGKMREVYF, from the coding sequence ATGTCTGCTCCTGAACCGCAAGGGAATAATTCCATTATAGAAATTGAGAGTGACCCGGAGGAGGACCAACGTATTATAAATCAATATAGACAGACAAGATTAGTGCCAGATAGACGTTTAAATCGTCCAAGAGATGCATCAAACAGGTTTGTTAATGCAGATACCTACTCTTTACAACTACAGAATGCAGAAGATGGAGATGATGGGGACGATTTGCAAATTGTAAACGAAGTATATCTAGATGATGAGGGCCCTATCGATGGTATGGCTGATTTTGTTGATTTAGAACGTAATACACCATCGAGCAGGCTGGTAGTGAACTATGTTAATGGTGAGACGTCTGAGGCTTCGCGAGAAGACGACGAAATAGCTATTATAGAAGAGCGAACGGTGCAGCCTACCTTTTTGTTGAACCTCCCGATCGGCCAAACACTTCGAATTAGTGGCACGATTGAGGATCGCCCAGCAAGAAGATCGTTCGAGACACAGCGTACCGCCAGAGTTAATCTTTTGCGAAGGGCCGCTAGAGGTGCACAAAGGCTTTTTATGACTGATCCAGATAGTGACCAGAATGACGAAACTGAAGCTAATAATGACGGCGAATACCTGCCACAAGCTGTGGTGAGGCAACGGCAACAAGCGGCAATGCAGAATCGAATGCAGCGCCAACTTAGACAGAGGTCTTTACGACAAAGAGAGCATCTAACGGATCCTGAGGTAGAACTCCTGGACCCCGAAATAAGAAGTATGTTTTACCATGCGGAAACCCCACATGAGCTACGAACTATGCTCAACTCGAGAGGCATAGATGCAAACGCAAATTCTCAGAACCTTGTGCAACTTTACATGAGATTCCGTTCCAGGCAGTTAAACAACTGGGCAAGGCAACGGGCCcaagatttttattttagAGCTAATACTTCTTCAGGCCGTGAAGAACCGAATACAAACCATTCATTACGTCCGTTACGTCACCAGCATCCATTAAACCAGCAGCGGGCGCCTTTCACAAGCTACGTCTTAGCAAGGTCGCTAGGAAACCTGGGGCCATGGCGTCACGACCTCTTGGGAGAAGATGAGGAGGAAGTAACGCAAAATATTATAGACCTGATCCAGGCAAGAGAAGAAAGGGACCTCGACAACCGTAAAAGAAAGTACATGGAAGATACCAAGTCCCAGCAACAAAAATTCATAGAAAGAGCCCAGTCGCTCCCGGATAAGTACTGCGCTTCATTTGACCCGACTCCGAAAATGAGAATTACTATGGAAAGAAATGGCAAGACCGAGGAAGTCATGGTGACAGACGATCAGACTGCTAAAAACTACATCGAAATACCCGTCTGCTGTCTATGCGGAGTAGAGTTGGGGCTCGGCATTCCGGATGACTTTAAGGGCATTTCGCAGGTTGATCGGGCAGTTTCATTTGAGAGTCTTGTGTCAAAATACGATTTCAGGTCTCCTTACCAAGCCTTAGCACGCCCGTCCGTTGCGGATCGAAACCTGTCCAAGAGGACGTTCGTTGCACACTGTGGGCACACTTTCTGTGGCAGGTGTTTTGCTCGTATAAATAATGCTAAGAAGTTTTCTAAAGTTTCAAAAAAGCGATTAGCTGAGTTGAGAGGACCCTCTCATCCGGACAACTATGGGCCACGTATATGTCCGACAGAAGGATGTAAAGGTCAGTTACGTGCTAGAGGAAAAATGCGAGAGGTTTATTTTTAA
- the TSC13 gene encoding trans-2-enoyl-CoA reductase (NADPH) TSC13 (Syntenic homolog of Ashbya gossypii AER215W; Syntenic homolog of Saccharomyces cerevisiae YDL015C (TSC13)) has translation MPILVKSRSKGLKDVSIASADSLESVLAEVSKANKSISTNRLRLTYQKENKQIPIQSSSFFKEHNEETLYFKDLGPQISWRLVFVVEYFGPILVHSLLYALSRSPEYAYLHSSSVNYDPQLSRLLYLLIIGHYLKREFETFFVHSFSHSTMPLFNLFKNSFHYWVLNGMIALSYFGYGFLLPVDKFADSYVKYRNNMVGFFITSEIWNLYSHVQLRRWGDAQKARGVTARVPINDGIFKYFVSPNYTFEVWAWICFTVISKLNVFSVIFLVVSSVQMYIWAQKKNKNYGTKRAFLIPYIL, from the coding sequence ATGCCGATTTTAGTAAAGTCACGCTCGAAGGGATTGAAGGACGTGAGCATTGCCTCTGCGGATAGCCTGGAGTCAGTATTGGCGGAAGTGTCTAAGGCTAATAAAAGTATCAGCACTAATCGCTTGAGATTGACCTACCAGAAGGAAAATAAACAAATTCCCATCCAGTCTTCTAGTTTTTTCAAGGAACATAATGAAGAGACACTATATTTCAAAGATCTGGGGCCTCAAATTTCCTGGAGGCTAGTTTTCGTCGTCGAATATTTTGGTCCTATCTTGGTCCATAGTCTCCTATACGCTCTTTCTCGGTCACCGGAGTATGCTTATCTGCACTCTTCCTCAGTTAATTACGATCCTCAACTGAGCCGCTTACTATATCTCTTAATCATTGGACACTATTTGAAACGTGAATTTGAGACTTTCTTTGTCCATTCCTTCTCGCATTCAACGATGCCATTGTTCAATCTCTTCAAAAACTCTTTTCACTACTGGGTATTAAATGGAATGATAGCATTGAGTTATTTTGGCTATGGGTTCTTGTTGCCAGTCGATAAGTTCGCTGATAGCTATGTCAAATATAGGAATAACATGGTTGGATTTTTTATCACTTCTGAGATCTGGAATTTATACTCTCACGTCCAGCTCCGTAGATGGGGTGACGCTCAAAAAGCCAGGGGCGTTACTGCTAGAGTGCCAATCAACGATGGGATCTTTAAATATTTTGTTTCCCCCAACTACACGTTTGAAGTCTGGGCTTGGATATGCTTCACAGTCATCTCGAAGCTAAATGTATTTTCAGTTATCTTCCTAGTTGTTTCATCAGTACAAATGTACATATGGGCtcagaagaagaacaagaacTATGGCACTAAAAGAGCGTTTTTAATTCCTTACATTCTCTAA
- a CDS encoding uncharacterized protein (Syntenic homolog of Ashbya gossypii AER212W; Syntenic homolog of Saccharomyces cerevisiae YDL012C and YBR016W; 1-intron in Ashbya gossypii), whose product MSAAEYYGSSDNKQTYQPNDAPPPNAGYVQPPYQGDSKGYGYQDPPYYQQSHQGYYQGGAPPPPGGGYYGGNPYQQNPVYVQQQPQSNSYNSCLGACLAGMCLCCTLDMLF is encoded by the exons ATGTCAGCAGCTGAGTACTACGGATCTTCTGACAACAAGCAGACT TACCAACCTAATGATGCACCCCCACCAAATGCAGGGTATGTACAACCACCTTATCAGGGTGATTCTAAAGGATACGGTTACCAGGATCCGCCATATTACCAGCAATCACACCAAGGCTACTACCAGGGTGGAGCGCCACCACCACCAGGTGGCGGGTACTACGGTGGCAATCCATACCAACAGAACCCCGTTTACGTCCAGCAGCAGCCTCAGAGCAATTCTTACAATAGCTGCTTAGGTGCCTGTCTTGCAGGTATGTGTCTGTGCTGTACATTAGACATGTTATTCTGA
- the PAC10 gene encoding tubulin-binding prefolding complex subunit PAC10 (Syntenic homolog of Ashbya gossypii AER210C; Syntenic homolog of Saccharomyces cerevisiae YGR078C (PAC10)), which yields MDTLFNSSETNPRGIPKAPFVENVEDFVKEPSDFELCFNKFQERLSKYKYMQESKLSTISQLKSKIPDIENALKMCKLMKLKQGGETESLKVNYQLDETLYTKAAIDVSEDLKVGLWMGADVMLEYPIDEAVELLSEKLEAAKDSLKIANEDVEFLRENVTTMEVNCARLYNWDVERRQALKVAQKGTEDLKI from the coding sequence ATGGACACTCTTTTTAATTCTTCGGAAACTAATCCTAGAGGAATACCAAAGGCTCCATTTGTGGAGAATGTTGAAGACTTCGTTAAAGAACCAAGCGATTTCGAATTATGCTTCAATAAGTTTCAGGAAAGACTAAGCAAATACAAGTATATGCAAGAATCAAAGCTTTCTACGATTAGTCAATTGAAGTCTAAGATACCTGATATTGAAAATGCATTAAAAATGTGTAAATTAATGAAGTTGAAACAGGGTGGTGAAACTGAATCTTTGAAAGTTAACTACCAATTGGATGAGACCCTATATACGAAAGCTGCTATTGATGTTTCTGAGGACCTAAAGGTGGGCCTTTGGATGGGTGCTGATGTAATGCTAGAATATCCAATTGACGAAGCAGTGGAATTGCTCTCTGAAAAGTTGGAAGCAGCTAAGGATTCATTAAAAATAGCGAATGAAGATGTGGAATTCTTGAGAGAAAACGTCACCACTATGGAAGTTAACTGTGCAAGGCTATATAACTGGGATGTAGAAAGGAGACAGGCTTTGAAAGTTGCACAAAAGGGCACTGAGGATCTAAAGATATAG
- a CDS encoding DMT family transporter (Syntenic homolog of Eremothecium cymbalariae Ecym_5262; no homolog in Ashbya gossypii; no homolog in Saccharomyces cerevisiae): MSKVGGKLIFALCVGIITTGTINSVITKFQDNQCIRDCATASPLLFNQPLMQTLQMFIAEALMLPLFYFTGKRKRISLDVVPRTSNTYLLSLPAICDVCGSTLLNLSLILVPVSIFQMARGAVIVFVAVFSAVFLNRSISRKEWVSMAIVVLGVAIVGLSGMAGWESNLLNGKLVLGISFVLVAQVFLATQLVLEEYFVSRQPIMPMELVGYEGVFGTMITSAMFMFGTLTFARENTASPFNFPMSYNDLKTSRALIYTSIVVMISVATFNFLGIALTKHVSATSRSMVDTCRTIVVWLVSLVIGWETFKWKQLCGFTIVVFGTLMYNNVIDIPVNWDGKKDSRQYYEQIEG; the protein is encoded by the coding sequence ATGAGCAAAGTAGGAGGGAAGTTGATTTTCGCATTATGTGTTGGAATAATCACAACAGGTACAATTAATTCTGTCATAACAAAGTTTCAGGACAACCAGTGTATCAGGGACTGCGCCACTGCATCTCCATTACTCTTTAACCAACCGTTGATGCAGACTTTGCAGATGTTTATTGCGGAGGCCCTAATGCTTCCGTTGTTTTATTTCACAGGGAAGCGTAAACGGATATCCTTAGATGTTGTGCCACGTACTAGCAATACTTACTTGTTGTCTTTACCGGCAATATGTGATGTTTGTGGGTCCACGCTACTAAACCTTTCATTGATTTTGGTTCCAGTGTCTATATTTCAGATGGCGAGAGGCGCGGTGATTGTATTCGTCGCTGTGTTTAGTGCGGTGTTTCTAAATAGGTCTATAAGCCGTAAAGAATGGGTATCTATGGCAATAGTTGTGCTGGGAGTGGCTATTGTAGGACTTAGTGGTATGGCAGGTTGGGAATCTAATCTGCTCAATGGTAAGTTGGTTTTAGGGATTTCCTTTGTTCTCGTTGCCCAGGTATTCTTGGCAACACAATTGGTTCTCGAAGAGTACTTCGTTTCTCGGCAGCCGATTATGCCTATGGAACTAGTAGGCTACGAAGGCGTATTCGGCACTATGATAACGTCTGCGATGTTTATGTTTGGGACTTTAACATTTGCCCGTGAGAATACGGCCTCTCCTTTTAACTTCCCTATGAGTTACAACGACTTGAAAACCAGTAGAGCGCTAATCTACACCTCCATAGTGGTTATGATTTCAGTCGCCACATTCAACTTCCTAGGGATAGCATTGACGAAGCACGTAAGTGCGACGTCGCGGAGCATGGTGGATACATGCAGGACGATTGTGGTATGGTTAGTATCACTTGTTATCGGATGGGAAACGTTTAAATGGAAACAGCTTTGTGGTTTTACAATCGTAGTATTTGGCACCTTGATGTATAACAATGTGATCGATATCCCTGTAAACTGGGATGGAAAGAAAGACAGTCGCCAGTATTACGAGCAAATTGAGGGATAA
- a CDS encoding uncharacterized protein (Syntenic homolog of Ashbya gossypii AER211C; Syntenic homolog of Saccharomyces cerevisiae YBR138C), with translation MIRGNQGTTPSLLKSLPIDTVLTPDPAPVLRVGIITAPLQKLGGEGVLAASCQPAVQGFVAEEIMDDFGSGEQLSTGLATRLMPPYNPRYKCGSTLVADARVSEQQPVQVQTHSRNGAWRSLRCNKVSSTPKEIKSPSKSKLSLLDDQNLTSFPIPPPRKSPTRNNEYLSNSVSMRVHAHDRRISLEPAVKDVDNINELVLIEDYVSSASDMAPNCTSGFLNTAPRRCDIRATKKKMSLSDLKSRINKSNHTGRVPLRLKNSRQLSLHSSLTLTPRVVNDSDVAYREETPTEFFRDEFTGYQLHNKQLAHRKCGSEDGSAPLRSSPDVIDDQTTNSTSVTAVSSNVDKILLDILKPAELSSCVSDKYLSDLNITSQLRYCVICEKPLYELSALIPPDKNFREILCQDCTEKYEKASKILEDYEFETTVESIDDFMDSSMESGLGDEPRVIVANHNDKFVTKKFSHQLLNRLYLQSNNVSATTESPTLSNFRKGINMGKSLDASTRAWFYAAKNKLRWRWRASGLLPWFLTSSR, from the coding sequence ATGATTCGAGGCAACCAAGGAACGACACCGAGTTTATTGAAATCTCTACCTATAGATACTGTATTAACTCCAGATCCAGCCCCTGTTCTTCGTGTAGGCATAATTACAGCTCCATTACAAAAGCTTGGAGGGGAAGGCGTCTTGGCGGCGTCCTGCCAACCTGCAGTACAGGGTTTCGTTGCAGAGGAAATCATGGATGATTTTGGAAGTGGTGAGCAATTGTCGACCGGCCTAGCGACAAGGTTGATGCCGCCTTACAATCCTAGATACAAATGTGGTAGTACGTTAGTTGCTGATGCGAGGGTTTCCGAGCAACAGCCAGTACAAGTACAGACGCATTCTCGTAACGGGGCTTGGAGAAGTCTACGTTGCAATAAGGTCTCAAGTACCCCTAAAGAGATAAAATCTCCATCTAAATCAAAGTTATCCCTTCTGGACGATCAAAATTTGACAAGTTTCCCAATACCGCCTCCAAGGAAGTCTCCAACCCGCAATAATGAGTACCTGTCCAACTCTGTGTCAATGAGGGTTCATGCGCATGATAGGAGAATAAGTCTGGAACCGGCTGTAAAAGACgttgataatattaatgAACTTGTCCTTATTGAAGATTACGTTTCTAGTGCATCAGATATGGCACCTAATTGTACATCCGGGTTTCTTAATACCGCTCCGAGAAGATGTGACATTCGTGCGacaaagaagaagatgtCGTTATCTGATTTGAAGAGCAGGATTAACAAAAGTAACCACACCGGAAGAGTGCCTTTGAGATTGAAAAATTCCAGACAATTGTCGCTTCATAGTTCTCTGACATTAACTCCTCGTGTGGTGAACGATTCTGACGTTGCATATCGGGAAGAGACTCCAACGGAGTTTTTCAGGGACGAATTCACTGGGTATCAATTGCATAATAAGCAACTAGCCCACAGAAAATGCGGGAGTGAAGATGGCAGCGCGCCTCTCCGCTCATCACCGGACGTTATCGATGATCAAACAACAAATAGCACAAGTGTTACTGCTGTGAGCTCCAACGTAGACAAGATTTTACTGGATATCCTAAAGCCTGCGGAATTAAGCTCATGCGTTTCTGATAAGTACCTGTCAGATCTGAATATTACCAGCCAACTGAGGTACTGTGTCATTTGCGAGAAACCATTATACGAATTGAGTGCATTAATACCCCCAGATAAGAACTTCCGCGAGATCCTGTGCCAAGATTGTACGGAAAAGTATGAGAAAGCCTCCAAAATACTGGAAGACTACGAATTCGAGACCACGGTCGAGTCCATCGACGACTTCATGGATAGTTCTATGGAGAGCGGACTGGGTGATGAGCCTCGTGTGATTGTAGCGAACCACAATGATAAATTCGTGACAAAAAAGTTTTCCCATCAGTTATTGAACCGACTGTACCTGCAATCGAACAACGTTAGTGCGACTACAGAATCACCCACTTTGTCTAATTTTCGGAAAGGCATTAATATGGGAAAGTCGCTGGATGCATCCACCAGGGCATGGTTTTATGCCGCTAAAAATAAGTTGAGATGGAGGTGGAGGGCCAGTGGTCTTCTGCCATGGTTTTTAACAAGTAGTCGATGA
- the PEX8 gene encoding Pex8p (Syntenic homolog of Ashbya gossypii AER208C; Syntenic homolog of Saccharomyces cerevisiae YGR077C (PEX8)), which translates to MQREVDYLVNRLGPGQVYGDNVSEVTRGIVYHIPRVRDRKQLQRLVNAMFNSKIWHIPALDILELYEVTQAIFRWKLKISEPSISIKDFYDTWNNAFYSIRTWTLPQLAILSGVLSTKTEFLSVQQQYFIDDSSSCARMYDDWMAKHFLPVWTVMLEKYKSLPPKFEQLVLMYAPLRNKRSGVGINSGNVIQCLFNLVIKYITSKDDSSFVGRHLNDIAFVLNALVSDGSQAVLSSILHQLCQVSYDLSLKELTRQETVRYDVKYYANIMFTFVLILDGCLHNKARIPGLHHQAIMILFYINFIVQDFGKEEFHSYQRVYQVSASILAHNVDIMNASLQVLLGNIWKTDTKANTSRIIFMLEFLETTLLHIPINSQYIDKVLQPIIMSYIHSTNSIVRENAHAVQLSIFQSPNTSETPIAWKSISLKPYLELILTQFASNLVSKEQLLTVYETINSQLPYISIKYPGIVEELLQFTFSKVRDCSKIPTKVVLSECLILQCGALSGDGICKWLDTCQELITQLPQPGQLELKWKMWELVKKSRNDAAIQWWYTHDIHVRL; encoded by the coding sequence ATGCAAAGAGAGGTAGACTATCTGGTTAACAGGTTGGGACCAGGACAAGTCTACGGCGATAATGTCTCAGAGGTAACCCGTGGAATTGTATACCATATACCAAGAGTGAGGGATAGAAAGCAACTGCAACGTTTGGTAAATGCAATGTTTAACTCCAAGATTTGGCATATTCCTGCCCTGGACATCCTGGAACTATACGAAGTCACTCAAGCCATTTTCCGATGGAAACTGAAAATATCAGAGCCAAGTATATCTATTAAAGATTTCTACGATACATGGAATAACGCATTTTATAGTATTCGTACTTGGACATTACCTCAATTGGCAATACTTAGCGGGGTCTTGAGTACCAAGACGGAATTCCTTAGCGTTCAGCAGCAATATTTCATTGATGACTCAAGTAGTTGTGCGCGAATGTATGACGACTGGATGGCGAAGCACTTTCTGCCCGTTTGGACAGTAATGCTGGAAAAGTATAAATCGTTGCCTCCAAAATTTGAGCAGCTAGTGCTAATGTACGCACCTCTCCGTAACAAGCGAAGCGGCGTTGGTATAAATTCAGGCAACGTTATTCAATGTCTATTTAATCTGGTTATAAAATACATCACAAGCAAAGATGATAGCTCTTTTGTGGGCAGGCACCTGAATGATATTGCATTTGTACTAAATGCACTCGTTAGCGATGGTTCCCAGGCTGTGTTATCCAGTATTTTACACCAGCTATGCCAGGTATCATATGACCTATCCCTCAAGGAATTAACACGCCAGGAAACTGTGAGGTACGATGTAAAGTACTACGCAAACATAATGTTCACTTTTGTTTTAATTTTGGATGGTTGTTTGCATAATAAGGCTCGAATTCCTGGACTACATCACCAAGCTATTATGATTCTGTTCTATATCAATTTTATTGTACAGGATTTTGGAAAAGAAGAGTTTCATAGCTACCAGCGTGTATACCAGGTGAGTGCATCAATTTTGGCACACAATGTTGACATAATGAATGCTTCTTTGCAAGTGCTACTGGGCAACATATGGAAAACTGACACTAAGGCCAATACTTCCCGTATTATATTCATGTTGGAATTCCTTGAAACTACCCTGTTACATATACCAATCAATTCACAATATATTGATAAAGTTCTTCAACCCATAATAATGTCCTATATCCATTCAACAAATAGTATCGTCAGGGAAAATGCACACGCAGTGCAGCTCTCAATTTTCCAAAGTCCAAACACAAGCGAAACTCCTATTGCATGGAAAAGCATTAGTTTGAAGCCTTATCTTGAACTGATCCTCACACAATTTGCGTCAAATTTGGTTTCTAAAGAGCAGCTACTGACTGTCTACGAAACAATTAACTCACAGCTACCTTATATATCTATCAAGTACCCAGGAATTGTTGAAGAGCTTTTACAGTTCACTTTTTCAAAAGTTAGAGACTGCAGCAAAATTCCCACCAAGGTGGTTTTAAGTGAGTGCTTGATCTTGCAATGTGGAGCATTGTCGGGCGATGGCATTTGCAAGTGGCTGGATACATGTCAGGAACTAATAACGCAGCTTCCACAACCAGGACAGCTTGAACTGAAATGGAAAATGTGGGAACTCGTAAAGAAAAGTCGAAACGACGCAGCAATCCAATGGTGGTACACACATGATATTCATGTGAGACTTTGA
- the DSC2 gene encoding Dsc2p (Syntenic homolog of Ashbya gossypii AER209W; Syntenic homolog of Saccharomyces cerevisiae YOL073C) has translation MSAELPLGLAQFPITKTCMITCVGVTLLASLFQTKYWFLLQYDPFISEYRQYWRYLTFQLGALNESDVALYMLIWYQFRQLERLFGSKKYVNLILLCWIYNTITLTVLNIALNMVPLVHWNRFSSGALPILLSLFHFYKEYTPTVYEFEVLLAQPFKPSKEVKWTLSDQFLINSLVFLSMLNQGWAGFGIGFSGWICGIFLDKGLLPGKDTVALPIWRDSWNRSASTVSSSLRATTTSTEDTNGNVDLDEQPDEPARPLAVQLLDTFRR, from the coding sequence ATGTCAGCCGAACTACCCCTAGGGCTAGCACAGTTTCCTATCACGAAGACATGTATGATAACTTGTGTCGGTGTCACATTACTCGCATCACTTTTCCAGACTAAATATTGGTTTCTCCTTCAGTATGATCCATTTATATCAGAATACAGACAATATTGGAGGTACCTGACCTTCCAATTAGGTGCACTTAATGAATCAGATGTTGCCCTATATATGCTGATTTGGTACCAGTTTCGTCAGTTAGAAAGGCTTTTTGGGTCCAAGAAATACGTGAATTTGATACTACTTTGTTGGATATATAATACTATAACCTTAACGGTCCTTAACATTGCATTGAATATGGTCCCCTTAGTCCATTGGAATAGGTTTAGCAGCGGGGCTTTACCTATACTACTTTCTTTATTTCACTTTTACAAGGAATATACCCCCACAGTATATGAATTTGAGGTTCTGTTGGCTCAACCCTTCAAACCCTCCAAAGAGGTTAAATGGACGCTTAGTGACCAATTTCTAATAAATAGTTTGGTTTTTTTGTCAATGCTAAACCAAGGCTGGGCAGGATTTGGAATTGGGTTTAGTGGCTGGATATGTGGCATATTTTTAGATAAAGGATTGCTTCCTGGCAAAGATACAGTAGCGCTCCCAATTTGGAGAGATAGCTGGAACAGAAGTGCAAGCACAGTTTCCTCGTCTTTAAGAGCCACAACAACATCAACGGAAGACACGAATGGAAATGTCGACCTGGATGAGCAACCAGATGAACCTGCAAGGCCCCTTGCGGTTCAGCTATTAGACACTTTTCGGAGGTGA